The following are encoded in a window of Pseudalgibacter alginicilyticus genomic DNA:
- a CDS encoding DMT family transporter, with protein sequence MKNSTKAHLALLGANIIYGANYIIAKGIMPNKIGPTSFVFIRLACCVILFWTIKLLFVKEKIERKDLLRLALCGLFGGAANQMLFFHGINLTSPIDASIITTATPIVVLIFSYFILKERITKNKLSGITLGSIGAIFLIVYGNKTDGTSSILGNLLVVLNASSYGLYLVIARTLMNKYQAITVVSWIFLLGFLYVLPFGLNDFLNTDFEAFTLNTYLTIGYVVLFTTFFAYLFNIYALKHLVPSVTSSYTYLQPVVSFLIVSILAYVFMQEAYAEDINFIKILSCFVVAAGVYLISKPEKKVIIKQ encoded by the coding sequence GTGAAGAATTCAACAAAAGCACATTTAGCACTTTTAGGAGCCAATATTATTTACGGTGCCAATTACATTATAGCCAAAGGTATTATGCCAAATAAAATTGGTCCAACATCGTTTGTTTTTATTCGCCTTGCTTGTTGCGTTATTTTATTTTGGACAATTAAATTGCTATTTGTTAAAGAAAAAATTGAAAGAAAAGATTTGCTAAGATTAGCACTTTGTGGTTTGTTCGGCGGTGCAGCAAATCAAATGTTGTTTTTTCACGGTATCAATTTAACATCACCTATAGATGCTTCCATTATAACCACAGCCACCCCTATAGTTGTTTTAATTTTTAGTTACTTCATTTTAAAAGAACGCATAACTAAAAATAAACTATCAGGAATTACCTTAGGGTCAATTGGTGCAATATTTTTAATAGTTTATGGCAATAAAACCGATGGCACAAGCTCTATCTTAGGAAACTTATTAGTTGTTTTAAATGCCAGTTCTTATGGCCTTTACTTAGTTATTGCCAGAACTTTAATGAATAAATATCAAGCCATTACTGTTGTTAGTTGGATATTTTTACTTGGGTTTCTATATGTTCTACCCTTTGGACTTAACGATTTTTTAAATACAGATTTTGAAGCATTTACTCTAAACACTTACCTCACTATTGGTTATGTTGTACTTTTTACTACCTTTTTTGCATACTTATTCAATATCTACGCTCTTAAACATTTAGTACCGTCGGTCACTAGTAGCTACACTTATTTGCAGCCCGTTGTTAGTTTTTTAATAGTAAGTATTTTAGCTTATGTATTTATGCAAGAAGCATACGCAGAAGACATTAATTTTATAAAAATACTAAGCTGTTTTGTAGTTGCCGCTGGTGTATATTTAATAAGTAAGCCAGAAAAAAAAGTGATTATAAAACAATAA
- a CDS encoding leucine--tRNA ligase has translation MIYNFNEIDAKWQEYWAKNQTFKAENQSDKPKYYVLDMFPYPSGAGLHVGHPLGYIASDIYARYKRHQGFNVLHPQGYDSFGLPAEQYAIQTGQHPALTTAENIKTYRRQLDQIGFSFDWSREVRTSDPSYYKWTQWIFIQLFNSWYNVEADKAEDISELIKIFENEGNANVNAVCDDNIEVFSANDWNAYTSEQQQQILLQYRLTYLAETEVNWCPALGTVLANDEIVNGVSERGGYPVIRKKMTQWSMRISAYAERLLQGLETIDWTDSLKESQRNWIGKSVGASVTFNVKDFDAQIEVFTTRPDTIFGVSFMTLAPEHELVTNITTPEQKEEVEAYILATAKRSERDRMADVKTISGAFTGTYAEHPFTKEPIPIWIGDYVLAGYGTGAVMSVPCGDQRDYAFAKHFNIPIINIFEGVDISTEAFSDKDKTIIANSDFLNGLNYKKATKRAIFELEKISQGQGKTNYRLRDAVFSRQRYWGEPFPVYYVNGMPQMIATEHLPIQLPEVEKYLPTETCEPPLGNATVWAWDTKNNKVVSNDLIDNETVHPLELNTMPGWAGSSWYFNRYMDPTNTEEFASQEALNYWKDVDLYIGGSEHATGHLLYARFWQKFLFDKGVVPVDEFAKKLINQGMILGTSAIALNITSVRISKLVKPYEVTNDKLSFSVDSSAYSSSISKTNILVSKDILFESINAKDSVNASQINEVHHDPSKKNNLYNIVLEELNLEEEVKQDLNEGKALLTYYLSPIRIDVKLVNSSNEIDKDEFVAKKINKHFVNAIFIKEEDGTFKVGREVEKMSKRWLNVVNPEDICKEYGADSLRLYEMFLGPLEQYKPWNTAGITGVHSFLKKLWKLYVGENGLTVNDEAPSKDSLKTLHKTIKKVQEDIESFSFNTSVSSFMIAVNELTQQKCTSKEVLEPLLILISPYAPHIAEELWKMIGHNESISTASFPVFDESHLVETSKNYPISFNGKMRFTLELPLDMSKEAIEKTVMAHEKTQEQLGGRTPKKVIVVPGKIVNIVG, from the coding sequence ATGATATATAATTTCAACGAGATAGATGCCAAGTGGCAAGAGTATTGGGCCAAAAATCAAACGTTTAAAGCCGAAAACCAAAGTGATAAACCTAAATATTATGTTTTGGATATGTTTCCTTATCCAAGTGGTGCCGGTTTACATGTTGGGCATCCGTTGGGTTATATTGCTTCCGATATTTATGCGCGTTACAAACGTCATCAAGGTTTTAATGTATTGCATCCGCAGGGTTATGATAGTTTTGGGTTGCCTGCCGAGCAGTATGCCATTCAAACAGGACAACATCCAGCGCTTACAACGGCTGAAAATATTAAAACTTACCGCCGCCAGTTAGACCAAATAGGGTTTTCATTCGATTGGTCGCGTGAGGTAAGAACCTCAGATCCGAGTTATTACAAATGGACTCAGTGGATTTTTATACAATTATTTAATTCATGGTATAACGTTGAGGCTGATAAAGCTGAAGACATTTCAGAATTAATCAAAATTTTTGAAAACGAAGGTAATGCTAATGTAAATGCAGTTTGTGATGACAATATAGAAGTATTTTCAGCCAATGATTGGAACGCATATACCTCAGAACAACAACAACAAATATTATTACAATATAGACTAACGTATTTAGCTGAAACCGAAGTAAATTGGTGCCCAGCTTTAGGAACCGTTTTAGCAAATGACGAGATTGTTAACGGCGTTTCCGAGCGTGGTGGATATCCTGTAATTCGTAAAAAAATGACCCAATGGAGCATGCGAATTTCAGCGTATGCTGAGCGTTTACTTCAAGGCTTAGAAACTATTGATTGGACAGATTCTTTAAAGGAAAGCCAGCGTAACTGGATAGGGAAATCTGTTGGTGCATCGGTTACTTTTAATGTAAAAGATTTTGATGCACAAATAGAAGTGTTTACCACGCGCCCTGATACTATTTTTGGTGTAAGTTTCATGACCTTGGCACCAGAACACGAATTGGTAACTAACATAACAACACCAGAGCAAAAAGAAGAAGTAGAGGCTTATATTTTAGCAACTGCAAAACGTAGCGAGCGCGATAGAATGGCTGATGTAAAAACCATTTCTGGTGCTTTTACTGGGACATATGCAGAACATCCCTTCACTAAAGAACCTATTCCTATTTGGATTGGCGATTATGTTTTAGCAGGCTACGGAACAGGAGCTGTTATGTCAGTGCCATGCGGAGACCAGCGTGATTATGCTTTTGCAAAACATTTTAATATTCCAATTATAAATATTTTTGAAGGAGTTGATATTTCAACAGAAGCGTTTTCAGATAAAGACAAAACCATAATTGCAAATAGTGATTTCCTTAACGGGCTTAATTATAAAAAAGCAACAAAACGCGCCATTTTTGAATTAGAAAAGATAAGCCAAGGCCAAGGTAAAACCAATTACCGCTTACGTGATGCCGTATTTTCACGTCAACGTTATTGGGGTGAGCCATTTCCTGTGTATTACGTAAATGGCATGCCGCAAATGATTGCAACCGAGCATTTACCTATACAATTGCCAGAAGTAGAAAAATATTTACCAACCGAAACCTGTGAGCCGCCTTTGGGAAATGCTACCGTTTGGGCTTGGGATACTAAAAACAATAAAGTTGTATCTAACGATTTAATTGATAATGAAACGGTACATCCATTGGAGTTAAATACCATGCCAGGTTGGGCAGGAAGCTCGTGGTATTTTAACCGTTATATGGATCCTACTAACACCGAAGAATTTGCAAGCCAAGAGGCGTTAAATTATTGGAAAGATGTAGATTTATACATTGGTGGAAGCGAGCATGCTACGGGGCATTTATTGTATGCGCGTTTTTGGCAAAAATTCTTGTTTGATAAAGGGGTTGTTCCTGTGGATGAGTTTGCTAAAAAACTGATTAACCAAGGGATGATACTTGGTACTAGTGCTATAGCTTTAAATATAACGAGTGTTCGTATTTCTAAATTGGTAAAACCTTATGAAGTTACTAATGATAAATTAAGTTTTTCTGTAGATAGTTCAGCGTATAGTTCTTCAATTTCAAAAACAAATATTTTAGTTTCAAAAGATATTTTGTTTGAAAGTATAAATGCTAAAGATTCTGTAAATGCCTCACAAATTAATGAGGTCCATCATGACCCTTCCAAAAAGAATAATCTTTATAATATCGTTTTAGAAGAATTAAATTTAGAGGAAGAGGTTAAGCAAGATTTGAATGAAGGAAAAGCATTATTAACATATTACTTGAGCCCTATTCGAATAGATGTTAAGTTAGTTAATTCATCAAATGAAATAGATAAAGACGAGTTTGTTGCAAAAAAAATAAATAAGCACTTCGTTAATGCTATTTTTATTAAAGAAGAAGATGGTACTTTTAAAGTGGGAAGAGAGGTTGAGAAAATGTCAAAAAGGTGGTTGAATGTTGTTAACCCTGAAGATATTTGTAAAGAATACGGCGCGGACAGTTTGCGATTATACGAAATGTTTCTTGGGCCTTTAGAGCAATATAAACCTTGGAATACCGCAGGTATTACTGGGGTTCACAGTTTTCTTAAAAAACTGTGGAAATTATATGTTGGCGAAAACGGTTTAACAGTAAATGATGAAGCACCAAGTAAAGACAGTTTAAAAACATTGCATAAAACCATTAAAAAAGTTCAGGAAGATATTGAAAGCTTTTCGTTTAATACTTCGGTTTCCTCTTTTATGATTGCTGTAAATGAGTTAACCCAACAAAAATGCACTAGTAAAGAAGTTCTGGAGCCGTTATTGATTTTAATTTCGCCTTATGCGCCGCATATTGCAGAGGAACTGTGGAAAATGATAGGGCATAATGAATCTATTTCTACAGCAAGTTTTCCTGTATTTGATGAAAGCCATTTGGTTGAAACGAGTAAAAATTACCCCATTTCATTTAATGGAAAAATGCGTTTTACCTTAGAGTTACCGTTGGATATGAGCAAAGAAGCTATTGAAAAAACGGTTATGGCACACGAAAAAACACAAGAACAATTAGGGGGCAGAACACCTAAAAAAGTAATTGTGGTACCTGGTAAAATTGTAAATATTGTTGGCTAA
- a CDS encoding Ig-like domain-containing protein, with protein MNKLLSNFIFIACICLVFINCANRGTPQGGPKDETPPKITKSIPENYSTNFNAQEIRIYFDEYINIKNLTKQLIISPPMKTQPEITPLGGASEYIKIKIYDTLQPNTTYAFNFGNSIVDNNEGNVFPYFRYVFSTGDYIDSLTVKGNIVDAINKKAETFVSVMLYEVDSTYSDSIVYKKTPKYITNTLDSVTTFSIENIKAGKYMLIALKDNNSDYKFQQKTDKIGFYKSPIDVPTDSLYTLKLFSEDIDFKPSRPKIVAGEKIEFGYEGDYKDMKIKLLNETPEDFEYAITKDVKTDTLYYWYKPKLELDSLLFEVTHPKVDTSLYTVRVRKMDRDSLTLKAEPSGNIGYEEDFRISGTTPIYTFDPSKINIIDKDSSQINFTTVLDTIKNTMAFKFPKTPANEYKIRILPEAFTGFFGKKNDTLNYALRTASEDSYGNLRLILANASYPLIIQLTNDTGDVKYEKYITDNKPLDFLNITPSKYQIRIIHDTNGNKKYDTGNYLKKIQPEKVSHFEIEDEIRAFWSQVQTLQFSSE; from the coding sequence ATGAATAAGCTCCTTTCAAATTTTATTTTTATAGCATGTATTTGCTTGGTTTTTATAAACTGTGCCAATCGAGGTACGCCTCAAGGTGGCCCAAAAGACGAAACACCACCTAAGATTACTAAATCCATTCCTGAAAATTATTCAACCAATTTTAATGCTCAAGAAATCAGAATATATTTTGATGAATATATCAATATAAAAAATCTGACCAAGCAACTTATTATATCACCTCCCATGAAAACGCAACCAGAAATTACACCTCTTGGGGGCGCAAGCGAATATATAAAAATAAAAATTTACGATACTCTACAACCTAATACTACATACGCTTTTAATTTTGGGAACAGTATTGTTGACAATAACGAAGGTAACGTGTTTCCGTACTTTAGATATGTATTTTCTACGGGTGATTATATAGATTCGCTTACCGTAAAAGGTAATATTGTGGATGCAATAAACAAAAAGGCAGAAACTTTTGTTTCGGTCATGTTATACGAAGTAGATTCTACGTATTCAGATTCTATTGTTTACAAAAAGACCCCTAAGTACATCACCAACACTTTGGATAGCGTTACTACCTTTTCTATTGAAAACATTAAAGCTGGCAAATACATGCTTATAGCTTTAAAAGATAACAACAGTGATTATAAGTTTCAACAAAAAACTGATAAAATAGGGTTTTACAAAAGCCCTATTGATGTTCCAACAGACTCTTTATACACCTTGAAATTGTTTTCTGAAGACATTGATTTCAAACCGTCAAGACCCAAAATAGTAGCTGGCGAAAAAATTGAATTTGGCTATGAAGGCGATTATAAAGACATGAAGATAAAACTTCTTAACGAAACACCTGAAGATTTTGAATACGCCATTACTAAAGATGTAAAAACCGATACACTTTACTATTGGTATAAACCTAAATTGGAATTAGATTCTTTGCTTTTTGAAGTAACACACCCAAAAGTTGATACCAGTTTATATACGGTAAGAGTACGAAAAATGGACAGAGACTCCTTAACCTTAAAAGCAGAACCTTCTGGGAATATAGGTTACGAAGAAGACTTTAGAATATCTGGAACTACGCCTATTTATACTTTTGATCCTTCTAAAATAAATATTATTGATAAAGACTCATCTCAAATAAACTTTACAACAGTTTTAGACACCATTAAAAACACGATGGCATTCAAATTTCCAAAAACCCCAGCAAACGAATATAAAATCCGCATATTACCAGAAGCTTTTACGGGTTTTTTTGGCAAAAAGAACGACACCTTAAACTATGCTTTAAGAACAGCTTCAGAGGATAGCTATGGCAATTTACGTTTAATTTTAGCTAATGCTTCCTATCCATTAATCATACAACTAACAAATGATACTGGAGATGTGAAGTATGAAAAATACATTACAGACAACAAACCTCTGGACTTTTTAAACATTACACCCAGTAAGTATCAAATTAGAATCATTCATGATACTAATGGTAACAAAAAATACGATACAGGGAATTACTTAAAGAAAATACAGCCAGAAAAAGTAAGCCATTTTGAAATTGAAGATGAAATTAGAGCCTTTTGGAGTCAGGTACAAACTTTACAATTTAGTTCAGAATAA
- a CDS encoding SemiSWEET family sugar transporter, with translation MNYTEIIGFVAAFLTTAAFLPQVYKTWKTKDVSSLSMPMLLMFFIGVFSWLIYGVLISSPSMIFANAITIISAFLLVYFKIKYK, from the coding sequence ATGAATTACACTGAAATAATAGGTTTTGTAGCAGCTTTTTTAACAACAGCAGCCTTTCTTCCACAAGTGTATAAAACTTGGAAAACTAAAGATGTTTCTAGTTTATCAATGCCCATGCTTTTAATGTTTTTTATAGGTGTTTTTTCTTGGTTGATTTATGGGGTTTTAATCAGTAGTCCTTCCATGATTTTTGCCAATGCTATAACTATTATTTCTGCTTTTTTATTAGTATATTTTAAAATTAAATATAAATAA
- the ald gene encoding alanine dehydrogenase: MKIGVPIEIKNNENRVGMTPSGVFELTKRNHTVYVQKNAGFNSGFFDENYVSAGATILDTIEEVYEAAEMIVKVKEPIEPEYKLIKPNQVVFTYFHFASSEVLTKAMIASQSVCIAYETVEDADGSLPLLIPMSEVAGRMSIQQGAKYLEKPIMGRGILLGGIPGVPPAKVLILGAGVVGLQAARMASGLGASVYILDINMKALRHVSDVMPNNVVSEFSSEYNIRKHIKDADLIIGGVLIKGAKAPKLITKDMLKDMRPGTVMVDVAVDQGGCFETTKPTTHQDPTYIIDEVVHYSVANMPGAVPYTSTMGLTNVTLPYVIKLANQGWEKACENDDSLAKGLNIVKGEVVYKEIVEAFDFVV, translated from the coding sequence ATGAAAATTGGAGTTCCTATTGAAATTAAAAACAACGAAAACAGAGTGGGTATGACGCCTTCAGGGGTGTTTGAATTAACAAAAAGAAATCATACCGTTTATGTTCAAAAAAATGCAGGCTTTAACAGTGGTTTTTTTGATGAAAACTATGTGAGCGCAGGAGCAACAATTCTTGATACTATTGAGGAGGTTTATGAGGCTGCAGAAATGATTGTAAAAGTTAAAGAGCCTATTGAGCCCGAATACAAGTTAATTAAGCCAAATCAGGTGGTGTTCACTTATTTTCATTTTGCATCTAGTGAGGTATTAACCAAGGCCATGATTGCAAGTCAGTCTGTTTGTATTGCCTATGAAACGGTTGAAGATGCTGATGGTTCGTTGCCCTTATTAATTCCAATGTCTGAAGTTGCAGGTAGAATGTCTATTCAACAAGGGGCAAAATATCTTGAAAAACCTATTATGGGTCGTGGTATTCTATTAGGTGGTATACCTGGCGTGCCTCCCGCAAAAGTACTGATTTTAGGAGCTGGCGTTGTAGGTTTACAAGCAGCACGTATGGCTTCAGGATTAGGTGCCAGTGTTTATATATTAGATATTAATATGAAAGCGCTGCGCCATGTGAGTGATGTTATGCCAAATAACGTGGTTAGTGAGTTTTCAAGTGAATATAACATTAGAAAGCATATAAAAGATGCCGATTTAATTATAGGAGGCGTATTGATAAAAGGGGCTAAAGCTCCTAAATTAATAACAAAGGATATGCTTAAAGATATGCGCCCAGGAACGGTTATGGTTGATGTTGCTGTAGATCAGGGCGGTTGTTTTGAAACGACTAAACCTACAACACATCAAGACCCAACATATATTATTGATGAGGTTGTGCACTATAGTGTTGCAAATATGCCTGGTGCAGTCCCCTATACTTCTACCATGGGATTAACCAATGTCACACTGCCTTATGTTATTAAATTAGCAAATCAAGGTTGGGAAAAAGCATGCGAAAATGATGACTCATTGGCTAAAGGTTTGAATATTGTTAAAGGCGAAGTGGTATATAAAGAAATTGTTGAGGCGTTTGATTTTGTGGTATAA
- a CDS encoding amidohydrolase yields MQNQLKIALIQSDLVWENPELNRNSFSKKIKAITVDVDLIILPEMFTTGFTMNAKNVAETMQGETVSWMQDLAIKKKSAILGSVVITENGNFYNRLLFVSPKGTIEYYDKKHSFTLVGEEKIYTAGTQKNMIAYKGWKINPLICYDLRFPVWARNTEDYDVLIYVANWPKPRISAWDTLLKARAIENMCYCIGVNRVGVDGVNSVYSGHSAVYDVLGNTMSSITPNKEQTEIIILEKRHIEAYRNKFKFLNDKDDFILN; encoded by the coding sequence ATGCAAAATCAATTAAAAATAGCTTTGATACAATCCGATTTGGTTTGGGAAAATCCTGAGTTAAATCGGAATAGTTTCAGTAAAAAAATAAAGGCTATTACCGTAGATGTTGACCTAATTATTTTGCCAGAAATGTTTACAACTGGTTTTACTATGAATGCTAAAAATGTTGCTGAAACGATGCAGGGTGAAACGGTTTCTTGGATGCAAGATTTAGCAATTAAAAAAAAATCAGCCATTTTAGGAAGTGTTGTAATTACAGAAAATGGTAATTTTTATAATCGTTTGCTTTTTGTAAGTCCAAAAGGAACTATTGAGTATTATGATAAAAAGCACAGTTTTACTTTAGTGGGTGAGGAAAAAATTTATACGGCGGGTACCCAAAAAAATATGATAGCGTATAAAGGTTGGAAAATTAACCCTTTGATTTGTTATGATTTACGTTTTCCTGTTTGGGCAAGAAATACTGAGGATTATGATGTTTTAATTTATGTAGCCAATTGGCCCAAACCAAGGATTTCGGCTTGGGACACGCTTTTAAAAGCTAGAGCTATTGAAAACATGTGTTATTGTATTGGGGTAAATCGAGTAGGCGTAGATGGTGTTAATAGCGTGTATTCAGGACACTCTGCTGTATATGATGTTTTAGGAAATACTATGAGTTCAATAACTCCCAATAAAGAACAAACAGAAATTATAATTTTAGAAAAAAGACATATTGAAGCTTATAGAAATAAGTTTAAGTTTTTAAATGATAAAGACGATTTTATTCTGAACTAA
- a CDS encoding zinc metallopeptidase: MLGYYIIIGAIALVSWLVSNQLKRKFEKYSKVHLRNGMSGAEIAQKMLADHGIRDVEVISTPGRLTDHYNPKNKTVNLSEAVYNQRNAAAAAVAAHECGHAVQHAQAYEWLKMRSALVPVVSVTSGMSQWIVFGGLALMAAENLVGGMGFYVAVAGLIMMAFATLFSVVTLPVEYDASNRALAWLKSKNIVSPEEYKGSEDALKWAARTYLVAAIGAIASLLYWALQVFGSRD, from the coding sequence ATGTTAGGATATTATATAATAATTGGAGCCATAGCTCTAGTAAGTTGGTTGGTTAGTAATCAATTAAAGCGGAAGTTTGAAAAGTATTCAAAAGTACATTTACGCAATGGCATGAGTGGTGCTGAAATTGCTCAAAAAATGTTAGCAGATCATGGTATTAGAGATGTTGAGGTTATTTCTACACCAGGTAGATTAACAGACCATTACAACCCTAAAAATAAAACAGTGAATTTAAGTGAAGCTGTTTATAATCAACGAAATGCAGCAGCTGCGGCAGTTGCAGCGCATGAATGTGGTCATGCGGTACAACATGCCCAAGCTTATGAATGGTTAAAAATGCGTTCTGCTTTAGTGCCTGTAGTAAGTGTTACTTCTGGTATGTCGCAATGGATTGTTTTTGGTGGTTTGGCGCTTATGGCAGCAGAAAATTTGGTTGGAGGCATGGGCTTTTATGTAGCAGTAGCTGGTTTGATTATGATGGCTTTTGCAACCTTGTTTAGTGTAGTTACTTTACCCGTGGAATATGATGCAAGTAACAGGGCTTTGGCTTGGCTAAAGAGTAAAAATATAGTGTCGCCAGAAGAATATAAAGGTTCGGAAGATGCACTTAAATGGGCAGCAAGAACTTATTTAGTGGCTGCAATTGGTGCCATTGCATCTTTACTGTATTGGGCACTTCAAGTTTTTGGAAGCAGAGATTAA
- a CDS encoding ComF family protein produces the protein MFNTLLNLFFPKVCYACSKHLNDNENDLCIPCRHSLPVTNFHFNNDDTVLKIFYGRVKIENATALFRFEKKGIVQHLIHQLKYKDKEAIGLFLGDWLGGELSTLNTYKKVDMVIPVPLHEKKLKKRGYNQVAKFGQQIANSLNITYADNVLLKGSNTESQTLKSRLFRWNDTDELFILKNAKSIENKHILLVDDMITTGATIEACITVLNQVPSVKISVASMAIAT, from the coding sequence ATGTTCAACACTCTGTTAAATTTATTTTTTCCAAAAGTATGTTACGCCTGTAGCAAGCATTTAAATGATAATGAAAATGACTTATGTATTCCTTGCAGACACAGCCTACCTGTAACCAATTTTCATTTTAATAACGATGATACAGTTTTAAAAATATTTTACGGACGTGTTAAAATTGAAAATGCCACGGCTCTATTCCGCTTTGAAAAAAAAGGAATTGTTCAACATCTTATCCATCAACTAAAATATAAAGACAAAGAAGCTATTGGTTTATTTTTAGGTGATTGGCTTGGAGGTGAATTAAGCACTCTGAACACTTACAAAAAAGTAGATATGGTTATTCCCGTACCACTTCATGAAAAGAAATTAAAAAAACGAGGTTATAATCAAGTTGCTAAATTTGGACAACAGATTGCAAATTCTTTAAACATTACTTATGCAGATAATGTGCTTTTGAAGGGCAGCAATACAGAATCGCAAACATTAAAATCGCGTTTATTTAGATGGAATGATACTGACGAATTATTTATCCTAAAAAATGCAAAATCAATAGAAAACAAACACATATTGTTAGTTGATGACATGATTACTACCGGTGCCACTATAGAAGCTTGCATTACTGTTTTAAACCAAGTACCTTCAGTTAAAATAAGTGTGGCATCTATGGCAATAGCCACATAA
- a CDS encoding MutS-related protein: MDYLKYYNQHAEKHQIEAQKLYKKMAVLSTLRLAVFLSVVFGVYLTFEQWQVAVFIVVVGIVIFALLLSKYTDIKASRAFKKALVEINNKEIKIASGDFHDRNQGLEFQNPNHHYSLDIDLFGRGSFFQFINRTTINEGTQKLANALKSNDVNDIILRQEVIKELSDKIKWRQDYTATSSLVTVETPAKQIINWLQNHKPFLPKIMTWLPLVFSVFSLLIFVLTIFNIVTHKAFIGYWLFLGLGISGIYLKKINILASNTDKVRDTFRQYALLLDLIENETFSSELLQEKQRHIQSGDKKASEVFKAFSKSLDGLDNRNNFISAIFGNGLFLIDLRHSFHIEKWIEDYGNKVSDWFEVVSFFDAYNSLGNYVYNHPEFVFPEIKETGSVINAKSLGHPLLNKAKRVDSDVIINNEQFFIVTGANMAGKSTFLRTISLHIVMANVGLPVCAKMSTYSPVKLITSMRTTDSLTEDSSYFFSELTRLKYIVDAIQKEPYFIILDEILKGTNSTDKAIGSRKFVEKLVASNATGIIATHDLSLCEIEKELDDVKNYYFDAEIVNDELHFDYTLKTGICQNMNASFLLKKMNIV, translated from the coding sequence ATGGATTATTTAAAATATTATAACCAACACGCAGAAAAACATCAAATTGAGGCGCAAAAACTTTATAAAAAAATGGCGGTTTTAAGTACATTAAGATTAGCTGTGTTTTTATCAGTGGTTTTTGGTGTTTATTTAACATTTGAACAATGGCAAGTAGCCGTTTTTATAGTTGTTGTTGGCATCGTGATTTTTGCCTTGCTTTTGTCTAAATATACGGATATAAAAGCTTCAAGAGCTTTTAAAAAGGCGCTTGTTGAAATCAATAATAAAGAAATAAAAATAGCGTCGGGTGATTTTCATGATAGAAATCAAGGTTTAGAATTTCAAAACCCTAATCATCATTATAGTTTAGATATCGATTTATTTGGACGCGGTTCTTTTTTCCAGTTCATCAATAGAACCACCATTAATGAAGGGACTCAAAAACTGGCTAATGCTTTAAAGTCAAATGATGTTAATGATATAATATTAAGGCAAGAAGTTATTAAAGAACTGAGCGATAAAATAAAATGGCGTCAAGATTACACAGCTACCTCAAGTTTAGTAACAGTTGAAACACCTGCTAAGCAAATTATAAATTGGTTACAAAACCATAAGCCTTTTTTGCCAAAAATTATGACATGGCTCCCGTTGGTTTTTAGTGTTTTTTCGTTATTAATTTTTGTGTTAACTATTTTTAATATCGTGACACATAAAGCATTTATAGGGTATTGGCTGTTTTTAGGTTTAGGGATTTCAGGAATATATCTTAAAAAGATAAACATTTTAGCCTCCAATACAGATAAAGTAAGAGATACTTTTAGGCAGTATGCATTGTTGTTAGATTTGATTGAAAATGAAACTTTTTCATCAGAATTATTACAAGAGAAACAGCGTCACATTCAATCTGGAGACAAAAAGGCTTCTGAGGTTTTTAAGGCGTTTTCAAAATCTTTGGACGGATTAGATAATCGTAATAATTTTATTTCAGCCATTTTTGGGAACGGTCTTTTTTTAATTGATTTAAGACATAGTTTTCATATTGAAAAATGGATTGAAGACTATGGAAATAAAGTATCTGACTGGTTTGAAGTGGTGTCTTTTTTTGATGCTTATAATTCATTAGGTAACTATGTTTACAATCATCCAGAATTTGTATTTCCAGAAATAAAAGAAACGGGTTCAGTTATTAACGCCAAAAGTTTAGGGCATCCTTTATTAAATAAAGCAAAACGTGTGGATAGTGATGTTATTATTAATAACGAGCAGTTTTTTATTGTTACAGGTGCAAATATGGCAGGGAAAAGTACTTTTTTAAGAACCATTTCATTGCATATTGTTATGGCAAATGTGGGGCTTCCTGTTTGTGCTAAAATGAGTACCTATTCCCCTGTAAAATTAATTACCAGTATGCGTACCACAGACTCTTTAACAGAAGATAGTTCTTATTTCTTTTCCGAATTAACACGGTTAAAATACATTGTTGATGCCATTCAAAAAGAACCTTATTTCATTATTTTGGATGAAATATTAAAAGGAACTAATAGTACAGATAAAGCCATAGGCTCTCGTAAGTTTGTTGAAAAATTAGTGGCTTCAAATGCTACCGGTATCATTGCTACCCACGATTTAAGTTTGTGCGAAATTGAAAAGGAATTAGATGATGTGAAAAACTATTATTTTGATGCCGAAATAGTTAATGATGAGCTCCATTTTGATTACACATTAAAAACAGGTATTTGCCAAAATATGAATGCGTCTTTTCTCCTGAAAAAAATGAATATTGTTTAA